The DNA segment AATCAAGTGAAGAAGATAAAAGGTTAACTTTTTTGTTCTCTCCTCTTATTTATGGTTATGTAGGGATTAACAGGAATAACGTTATTAGCAACGATGAAGGTATTTGCTCCAAATCAAGAAGGGTGTGATCAGATTGCTCTTCTTCTAGGCAACTGCAAGCCAGCTAAATCTTGGCAAATGACGTACCTTTACACGGTGTTGTATGTGACGGGGTTCGGAGCAGCAGGGATAAGGCCTTGTGTTTCATCATTCGGGGCTGATCAATTTGACGAAAGAAGCAGGAACTATAGGTCACACCTGGACAGGTTTTTCAACTTCTTCTACCTGTCGGTCACAGTTGGGGCGATCGTGGCCTTCACTGCAGTCGTGTATATTCAGATTAAACACGGATGGGGAGCTGCCTTTGGTTCTTTGGCCATTGCTATGGGCCTTTCCAACATGTTGTTCTTTGCTGGTacccctttatataggcataGGCTGCCCGGAGGCAGTCCTCTTACGCGTGTGGCCCAAGTCCTCGTTGCTGCCTTCCGCAAGAGGAACGCTTCCTTTCAAAGCAGTGAGTTTGTGGGCTTGTATGAGCTTCCAGGTAAAAGATCTGCTATCAAAGGAAGCAACAAGATAGCTCACACTGATGATTTCAGGTAAATTCAACTGTTGCTCCTTTTTTTCACTTCTTCCGTACCGTTGAATTGTGTGAGCGTCTTATCTAAAAGCTTAAGTTGTTTGTTAGAGACACGTTGATTTATGAAGGAACACATACTGGCCGGTGGTAGTTGTCACGCTATGTCGGAGCAACCCCCTTAAATCACATTCTACAATCTAAACCCTAATTATAAGCAATAGAAATGTGAGCGTGGGAAAATATTGTATCCCGTATCTGTTTAGCTGTCCACCGTCCATTGTATGTGTGCTTATATAGGATAACTAGGGCTGGACTCTTTTCCAACAATTTACTTAACTATGTCTTCAACACAATCTAATactctatatatatgtatatatgatcAATGTAGATGTTTGGACAAAGCGGCTCTGCAGCTAAAGGAAGACGATGGTACAAATCCGTGGCGGCTTTGCACGGTGACTCAAGTAGAGGAAGTTAAAATCCTGCTAAAACTTATTCCAATTCCATCCTGCACTATAATGATAAATGTCATCTTAACAGAGTTCTTGACTCTATCGGTACAGCAAGCGTATACATTGAACACTTACATGGGACATCTAAAACTTCCTGTCACATGCATGCCAGTATTTCCAGGCCTCAGCATTTTCCTGCTGCTCTCACTCTATTACTCCGTGTTCGTTCCAATATCCAGGCGCATCACTGGCAACCCTCACGGTGCTTCTCAGCTACAACGAGTTGGGATCGGTTTGGCTGTCTCAATCCTCTCGGTGGCATGGGCTGGAGTCTTTGAGAGGTACCGGAGAACTTACGCAATACAACATGAGTACGAGGCTAGCTTCTTGACTCCTATGCCTGACCTCAGCGCGTATTGGTTACTAATCCAGTATTGCCTGATTGGgatagctgaagttttttgtaTAGTGGGATTACTTGAATTCTTAtatgaagaagctcctgatgcAATGAGAAGCATCGGTTCGGCTTATGCTGCAGTGGCCGGTGGTCTTGGCTGCTTTGCAGCCTCCATTTTGAACACCGTAGTCAAATCTGTCACTAGGGGAAAAGGCGAAAGACGAGAATCATGGCTTTCCCAGAATATAAACACGGGGAGATTTGATTACTTCTATTGGCTCCTCACAATCATGAGTGTCATCAATTTTGCTGCTTTTCTTTACGCAGCAAATCGTTATCAGTACAGAACGAAGGATGAGATTCAGACAACCGACAGATCAAGTGAGAACGGACCTGGAtccgatcataccagcactaatgCATCAGATCCCGTCAGAACTCCAAAGTTAAGTGTGGTTGGCTGAGTAGTACTAAAGTGAGAGAAGGCCTCCCACTACCGGTCAACAACCATATATAGTTGTTCCTTAACAAagatgaaaagacaaaaaaatccATTCCCTCATTGTTTGAAGCATTGTGTTCGACAAGTTCTATTCTTGTAAGTGACATAGAAATAGCTAAGAAAAGCTAAGACATGAGAAAGGAAGTAGAGATAAACTCTCAGTTCCTAGAGATAGGATATATCAATTTGCATTGCTTGATCTTAACTTTGTAATATTCTTGAAATTGTCCATGTTCTAAAAATTCAGCTTTCAACTAAATCATTTTTTCAATGATCTATGTTTTTTTATATCGTTTTAGGCGAATTAAATACATATGTTTGTGCCAAGAGCTAACAGAAAAGGGAAGAGTAGAGAGAATAAAAATAGAAAAGACTATAACTCCAGGATATATTTCAACATTAATTTCTACATATCTCAAAATTTGTTTCTCATTTTCATCTTTTATAGCTGGATGGATTATAGATGGCGGCAACTAAAGAGGTAACCAGACTTACCACAATTTCAAGAATATGTTGACTTTCTTTCAGTTCTGTTATGGTAAGTAAAAGTTGTTTCGTCTAGTACGAGATCGCTTTACGCAGAGGCGAACTCAGGATTTGAAGGTGGCGGGGCACATGAGTGAACTGTTCAACCAGTGCCTGTTCGAACTTTTGATCTTAGTGGATTCCAAGCAAAATATACGACCCTTTTTATAATATATACACTTATATATTCAAAAAATTTACCGAAATTAACAGGGTCCGATACATGCAATCATGCATAGGTCCGCCTCCGACTTCAGACCACCAACTTAGCAGAGCCGGCTTTAATAGTCTATGGGGTAAGGCAAGTGCCTTGGGCCCcaattttggggggggggggcattTTTTAGGAATAATATATACTATTTTATAGGTTTAtaggtttttttaaaaaataaattttatatatatatatatattatttttgtacttttcatataaaaagaaagaaagacttttatatatattaataaaGTAAAGtttaaaatagtagaaaaataGTTTTCAATTTGATTTGATTTAACAATTCTACTTTTTAC comes from the Nicotiana sylvestris chromosome 4, ASM39365v2, whole genome shotgun sequence genome and includes:
- the LOC104229045 gene encoding protein NRT1/ PTR FAMILY 6.1, producing the protein MGSKEREIKSPEVQLGENNSDSGKRGSKKLGIYFIESDSRRTPLGRGYSAGVGGATPVNIHGKPIRDMSKTGGWIAALFIFGNEMAERMAYFGLSVNMVAFMFYVMHRPFSSSANAVNNFLGISQASSVLGGFIADAYLGRYWTIAIFTTIYLAGLTGITLLATMKVFAPNQEGCDQIALLLGNCKPAKSWQMTYLYTVLYVTGFGAAGIRPCVSSFGADQFDERSRNYRSHLDRFFNFFYLSVTVGAIVAFTAVVYIQIKHGWGAAFGSLAIAMGLSNMLFFAGTPLYRHRLPGGSPLTRVAQVLVAAFRKRNASFQSSEFVGLYELPGKRSAIKGSNKIAHTDDFRCLDKAALQLKEDDGTNPWRLCTVTQVEEVKILLKLIPIPSCTIMINVILTEFLTLSVQQAYTLNTYMGHLKLPVTCMPVFPGLSIFLLLSLYYSVFVPISRRITGNPHGASQLQRVGIGLAVSILSVAWAGVFERYRRTYAIQHEYEASFLTPMPDLSAYWLLIQYCLIGIAEVFCIVGLLEFLYEEAPDAMRSIGSAYAAVAGGLGCFAASILNTVVKSVTRGKGERRESWLSQNINTGRFDYFYWLLTIMSVINFAAFLYAANRYQYRTKDEIQTTDRSSENGPGSDHTSTNASDPVRTPKLSVVG